GTCAGGGTTGTTTTCGGCGAGGTCAGTGATGATCCCCGCAATAGCCCACATGGCGCGACTCTTCTCATCGAGTCCCAGGGCAATCCACTTGTCGATGTTGGACGTGGCGTCAGCCATCACAGCCTCCCGCTGGTGACAGATTTTGTCGACCGCTTGCCGGTGCTGCCGATGAGGTATCCCACCAGCACACAACCCAGTGCAGCTGGGACGGCCCGAGAGATCAGCCAGGGCGCCAGCACGGATCCGAGCTTCACAGTGGTGCCGCGAATGGTGCTCGGGACCTCCTGTACGGAGGAGACGCCTTCCTGGCCCTTGGCCGTTGAGAAAATTTTGCTGTCCAGCCAGGAGCGAACTTGAGCCGCTTGCGGCTCGGGGTACATCACGACCCAGTTGTTACCCACGTCGTAGATGCCGGGGCTTACACCCGTGAGCGACTCCAGGCCTGCCTGGATGGCTTCAGCCTGGGTGCCTGGGCGCACCGCCTCGACAAGTCCGGCGTAGTCGCCTCCTGTGGCAGCGCGAAACGTGTCCAGCAGCGAGGTCATTGCTCGCTCCAGAGGTAGATGCCCCCGATGACGGCCAGAGCCACCAGAGCCCACGCTCCGGTCGACATGACGCCCGAGGAAGCTCCTTCAGCAGGCACGTGTTCACCCGTGAAGGCGTTGATCGATCCAGTGACAGAAAACGACTCACCCAGGCTCTGTGCAATGGCGTTCCAGGTCAGAGGGCCAACCACGCCGTCGGTGGTGAGCTGGGAGCGCTTTTGCAGGTTGATGACCGCGATCTCGGTGGCATCGCCGAAGATCCCGTCGACCGCGAGCTTGGAGCCCAGGCGGTTCAGGTACGTCTGGAGCGCTTTCACGGGTGAACCCTGGACGCCCTGGCGCAGCACGGGGCCGGAGCCTTTCTTGGCGGACATGTTCAGGTTGTAGCTTTCGAGGCCTGTGGC
The Parcubacteria group bacterium genome window above contains:
- a CDS encoding peptidoglycan-binding domain-containing protein: MSITPATGLESYNLNMSAKKGSGPVLRQGVQGSPVKALQTYLNRLGSKLAVDGIFGDATEIAVINLQKRSQLTTDGVVGPLTWNAIAQSLGESFSVTGSINAFTGEHVPAEGASSGVMSTGAWALVALAVIGGIYLWSEQ